The window TGCCCTTTTTCAGGAGCTAGCAGATAAGGTTGGTCATCGCTTTTCAGGGTGGAAGAACAGGCTGTTGTCACATGCGGGTAAGGAGGTTATGATTAAGTCTGTAGCCTTGTCCATGGGGAATTACTCCAACTCTCATTTCAAACTTCCTGCCTTGCATCATGATTAGATTCGACAGAAAGTGGCCAATTTCTTTTGGGGGAATGCGTCTGATAAGCAGAAGATCCAGTGGGTTGCTTGGAGGCGCTTATGTAGGTCTAAGGAGAAAGGGGGTTAGGATTTCATGATCTAGCCTTATAGAACAAGGCTCTTCTGTCGAGGATGGCCTAGAGGTTGTGGAATGAACCAGAATCGTTATGGGGAAGATTCATTAGAGCAGTGTATTTTCCTAAAGGGGATTTTCTCTCGACGAAGTTGGGTTCCAAGCCCTCTTGGGCGTGGAGGTGTCTTCTTGTTGGTAGAGAGGTGTTAAGAGATGGATTGATATGGAAAATTGGGGGAGGTGAGTCCATTCGGATTTGtcaagcccccccccccccccaaaaaaaaaaaattgcgcTCATTTCTGTGGAGAGCTTACGCGGGTGGGCTAGGGTTGACAACAGTTTTGCATCAGTGTCAGGTTCCTATTGACACCATCTGTTGTAGATGCGGGGGGCATGAGGAGACCGTTGAGCATATCTTACTCCATTGTACCTTTGCGCATGCTATGTGGTTTGGATGCAGCTTAAACTCCTTGATTGCACCTGATCAAAACTTGAAGCTCTTTCAGTTTCTGGAAAATTGGAAAAGACTCTCAGCCCAGGGTAAGAGAGTTTACAAGGAAGTAACGACAAGATGCTGCTATGTTCTGTGGTTTTTGTGGGCTTCTAGGAACGACTTGATCTTCAATGGGAAAGTGTGGTCAAGGGAGGAGGTGATTCAGGCCGTAGACAAAGCATGTTCTTCATTTATGGAGGCCTATAGTTTGCCTGAGACTCTTAGTTCTGCTCGAGCAGAGGGTGTTGTTGAGGCGCAGGTAACTTGGTTCCCTCCTCCCCCGGGCTCATACAAGCTAAACTATGATGCTTCCTTCGATCCTAGCATGGAGCTTAGCGGGGTAGGTTTTCGTATCCGGGATCAATCTGGTCAGTGTCACATTGCAGTCTCAAATCCGTTGATGTTTGCTGATATCTTGCTCGGAGAGGCGATGGCGATCAGGGATGGACTGTTAGAAGCCATCTCATAAGGCACTCTCTCTCTTGTGGTTGAGAGTAAGAACCGCACTATTATCTCCTATCTCAATGATACTTCGAAAGCTCCTGATCTTAGAGTGCTATCGATCGTGGAGGGCATCAGACATATTGCCTCCTATTTGGAACattgtattttctcttttattccaAGGACTGCTAACTCCATAGTAGATAGCCTTGCCAGGAGGGCTCTGTCCGTTTCGGGAAGGACTGTTTGGCCCAATTTCGATCCCTATTTGGCTGAGTTTGTTGATCCAGCAAATAAGAGTGTTTCCCGTTCTTCTCAATAAATTttcttccaacaaaaaaaaccttAGAGAACAAGAGGCTTTCATCTGCAAAGAGCAAATGTGTAATAGGTGGTGCACGTCCATGTACTTTAATTCCATGTATGAGCCCATTAAATTCAGCCTTAAGtaataaacaacttaaaacatgtgaactcaaaataaataaagcTAAAGATCATGGATTACCTTGACGAACTCATCTAGAAGGGAAAATAGTACCACGAGGGGCGCCATTAACCATAATCTACTAAGATACTGTAGAGATACATGTCTTAACTAGTCTCACCCATTGTGTTTGAAACCCAACTTCAATAACATTTGCTCAATAAATCTCCATTCAAGATGGTCATATGCCTTCTTCATATCGAGTTTCAAAACAAAgaatttattcttattcttcttctgcttggTATAATGAAAGAGCTCATGAGTTATGAAGAAATTATTAGAAATAGAGCAGCTTGGAAAAAATGTAGATTGAAATGGTGAGAAAATATCATTAAGAATTAGCTTCAATCTAGTGGCTATGTTCTTAGTAATCACTTTTAATACCACTTGACATAAAACGATTAGCCTTAGTTGATAAGTATTCTCAAGATAATTGATCTTAAGAATCAGACAAATTAGGGTCTCATTTAGTTGAGTTGACAATATTCCTATCTCAAAGAAATTGGAAACAATTGAGAATAGGTCTACCTTGATTAATTACCAATATGTTTGAAAGAATGATGGCAGAAAACCATCTGGACCTTAAGATTTGAGAGGACtgatagaaaataaaacaatacaCATCTCCTCCAAGGTAGTGGCTGAATCAACAATTGTAGGGACTGCTTCTAAAACAATAGATATGGAATCCTCATCAATACCATCTGATATAAAAGCCACTCCAAAATGTGAGAGTACCACTTTGTACACTTCCTCTACTTATTGAGTCCACTCACTAGATGAGAGTTGAAGCTTCAAGATTCGATTCTATTGCCTTCTTTACAAAGTAGAAGCATGAAAATATCTTGTATTTTTATCACCTTCTTGAGGTCATATAATTCGAGATTTTTTCCCCGAGAGTTCCTTTTCAGATGCAATAGGTTTATCAAGGGTTGAAGTTTGGTCCAcaatttgaaattgaatttgCTCAGATGAAGGTAACTTTTGTAAAGACTCAATATCATGCATCAAGGAATTAACCAGAATTTACACATTTTTGAAAACTTCCTTAATCCACCTTATATAGTCATGTCTACAACTGTTCAATTTGGTGCAGAACATAAGATAAAGTTTCCAAAAAAGAtttgttggattttgtgtttttaaaaAGTAGTTTCAAAGCTTTCCTTTTTTGAAATGTTCTTTTTGAAATATAagtttcaaatatgaaaaaccctttccctccactttgttttgattttgttggaaaCACTTGTATATGTGTGTGCATGGTGGTTTGAACAAAGGACCTCTTGTGTAAACTTGTAAGGAAACTTGGAAAGGCTTGAGTACCTCTTCAAGTTTAGTTCCATATTGCTTAGGGACAAGTAGAAAAATGAGCTAACATGAGCTCATGTAGCTTACAAGGGACATAGGGTTCTAAGGGAAGTCTCCCTTGTCCCATGTATAAGGTTGGGGTTCGGGGTGCTTTTCACACGCGCTCGCGCGCCGGACTGTGGCCGTGGCCGTGGTCGAGGTCGAGGCAGGgcgggtgtgggtgtgggttcATATGATGTATCCTTTTTGGTAAATACATGCACTCACATATATGCACATGCACCCTATCCGAAATGTCATCATGTATATGCATTGTAGTACATATAGGGACATGCATATACATGCACCCATACGTAGGGACTTGGTATCTACACATACCTATATGTAGAGGGGATTGTATATGGGGGTGTTACATGTCTGTACATGTACAAGTGTGTAGAGACACATCCCATACGTACAGGTATTGGTGGGCCTATAAATACAAATGGGCTTTGGGCTTCAAAGATACAATTCGTGCAAGTGTTTCCTGTGCTCTTCAAACAATGTGCTCTCTCTGCATTCtatttgtttcctttcttcttcttcttcctttttgatTACTGAATAATTACCTTCGGGTACTCCATATTATAATCACTTTTGGGTGCTGATAATTGTGATTAAAgtggttttatcttggaggtagaaCGCCAAGGTAAACCCGGATCTGCACATATAGGGGGCGTTccacaccttaaggaaagtactCTCTGTATGACTCCACTTGTGTTCCTGTTTGCTGctttggaagaaacaagaagacagTCATCGTTGTACTATAAGttattttatttctgtatttattttgatatttcattcgggtatatatatatatatttatatacaagTAGATTCTGGCAAGTCTTATATCGATTGCCTAGAATCCTATTTCTAACAAGCTTAAGGTGTGGAAATAGGTATAAAACATGGCTATTGATTCTGGTCCAGATGCACTTAATGTCAATCCAACCAATGGGGCAGATCCAAATGTTGCTGCCAATCCAAATGTTGCTACCAATCCTGCATTACCTACCATGTTTTCTCATCTAACTAATGTTGTGCCCTCGATAAGCGCTCTTCAACTGTCAATGGAGAAAATGAGGATTATTTCAGAGTTTGACAAAATTGACCAGTTCAAcggtcaaaatttcaaacattggaaACAAATGATGTTGTTCGCTTTGACTCAAATTGGGGTAGCATTTGCTTTAACAGAACCTAAACCGAGCCAAAGTGATGATGCTGCACTTAAAGCAAAGAGGCTCGTATGGATAGAGGTAGACTTCTAGTGCAAAAATTGTATATTGAATGCTCTCTCTCTTGAATTGTACAATATTTACAATTCACTTGAGTTTGGTTATATGATTTGGGAAGCGCTCACCAAGAAGTATACTCTTGAAGATGCAGGAAGCAGCAAATATATGGTGGCAAATTTTCTCaattttgagatgaatgatggaGAAGAAATATCTCCTCAGGTTGATAGGTTCCAAGTACTTGTTGGATGATTGACCAAAGAGAATATTGTCTTGCCTGATGTTTTTGTTACCAGTTCCTTGATTGAAAACTTACCTTCCTCTTGGAATGCATTCAAAGTGGCTATGAAGCATAAGAGGAAAGAATGGACCTTTGAGCAAGTTGTGGTCCGAATTAAAATTGAGGAAAGGAATAGAGCAAAGGATAAGGTTGATAAGGCAACTAGGTTGACTAAACTCAAAGCAAACCTTGTGGAAATCGGGAAGCAATCACCATTCAAGAAGAGCCTtcaaactaagaaggataagaacttcaagaagaaaaagggtaatTGCTTCATCTGTGGCAAAGTAGGTCATTTAAAAAAGGATTGccgaaacaagaaaaagaatgagaagaaagtcAATCTCATTGAAAGTGAGATTTTCACTGCTATGTTAACCGAGGTGAACATGGTTGATAAACCCAAATATTGGGTTATCGACATCGGTGCTACTCAGCATATCAATGGGGATCGAAGTATGTTTTTCAAGTATTCATCGGTTATCACAGGTGAAAGGGTATTTATGGGAAATTCTAATACTTTGATTGTTGTCGGCAAGGGACAAGTCGATCACTTTAAAATTGACTTCGGGAAAGACATTAATCTTGGacaatgttcttcatgttcccgaAATAAAGAGAAACTTGGTGTCAAGGCCACTCTTGAACAAGGCAGGGTTTAAATTATCTTTTGAGTCTGACAAGATGATATTGGTTAAGAATGATGTATTTGTAAGAAAACGTTATCTAAGTGATAGGCTCTTTGTATTAAGTGTTTTTGATGTTATGAATGAAGTATCTAGTTCTGTTTACTTTGTTGGTTCTTATGATATGTGGCATGCTAGGTTAGGACATTGTAGTGCTGCTTACATTAACAAGATTTGTAAGTTGGGATTAATTGATGGAAGCATCaaaccttccttggacaagtgTCCTATCTGTGTTGAGGCCAAATTCACCAAAAGGCCACATAAGTCTGTGACAAGACAAAGTAatcttcttgatcttgttcATAGTGACTTATACGATTTTAAGTCACTAGAATCAAGAGGTGGTAAGAAGTACATAGTAACGTTTCTTGATGACTATTCAAGGTATACTATAATTTATTTGCTTGTTTAAAAAGATGAAGCGTGTAATGCATTTATTTCATATAAGGcagaagttgaaaatcaacttgggAAGAGaattaaaagacttagaacAAACAGAGGTTCAAAGTATTTTAATCTCTCTAATTTTCTTGAAAGTAATGACATCATACACGAAACTACCGCTCCTTATCAACCAGAATCGAATGGCatagcagaaagaaaaaatcaaactTTGAAGAAAATGATGAATTCATTACTAGTAGGTTTGGGATTACCTCTTGAAATGTGGGTGGAAGCTATTTTAACGACTTGTTATATACTCAATAGAGTACCCCATAAAAAGATGGGTATATTGCCTTTCGAGTTATGGCACAATCGAAAGCCTAGTATTAAACACTTAAGAGTTTGGGGCTGTTTGACTGAGGTAGCAATACCTGAACCAAAGAAGAGGAAACTTGGTTCTAAGACTTTTGATAGCGTATTTATAGGATATGCGGTGCACAGTAATGCATACAGGTTTATGGTACTAAGGACCATAAAAGATGTATATGAAGAATATGACATTGTTGAGTCTAGAGATGCTAAATTTTTGACAATATCTTTCCTTATAAGTCAAATCAGTTGGCTAATAACAAAGATTGTAGTGATTCGATGTCAGGAAAAGAAGTGTCAAATGATGATCATGCAATTAATGATgatcatgaaattgatgatggtcATGAGTTAAGTGATGACGATACAAGTTAACTACAAAGAAGTAAAAGACGAAAGAAATCTAAGTATTACAGACATGATTGGATCGTTTATTTAATAAACGATGAACCTAAATAAGGATCCTGTTACCTATAGAGAAGCAGTAACATCTCAGGATGCTGTATTCTGGAAGGAAGCAATAAAAAGTGAGTTAGATTCAATCATATCCTAACATACTTGGGAACTTGTTGACTTGCCACAAGGATCTAAGGTGTTAGATACTAAGTGGATATTCTGTAAAAAATTGAAAGCGGATGGATCACTTGACAAGTTTAAAACAAGACTAGTAGTCAAAGGCTTTAGACAATAGAAAAATATTGACAATTTTGATACTTTTGCCCTTGTAGCCAGAATTACTACTAGAAAAGTTATGATGGCCATAACGTCTATATACAATTTGGTGATACATTAAATGGATGTCAAGATAATATTTTTAAATGGTGACTTGGAGAAAGAGATTTATATCAAACAATCGGAAGGTTGTAGTGTACCTGGACACAAAcaaaaagtgtgcaaattgatGAAGTCTTTATATGGACTAAAATAAGCACCAAAACAATGGCATAAAAAGCTGGATGTTGTACTACTATCAAATGATTTTTTGGTCAACGATGCCAAAAGATGTTTGTATAGTAAatttcatcaaggaaaggaTGTGTTTATACTagtttatgtcgatgacatgttgataatgGAAACTAGTATGGATATAGTGAAACAAACAAAGAGTCTTTTGATATCTAACTTTAACACAAAAGATATGggtgaagtttttttttttttttttacctcaaAAATTCtttgggacccgggctggcccctagaCTTTTATTCGAAAAAAACTACTCAAAAGGatacatggggggggggggatgtagCCCACCTTACCCCAGGCCCAAAAGTACACTAAAGCACTCACCCTCATCTATACCAAAAGGGAACCCAACCCCtacaaagaagaaggaaggtaAAAAGACTCACCCTCTAGGCAGAATACAGGGAGGCCCGCCTTGTCCTCTCTAATGATCCGATAGAGGTCTGGGGGTAGCTCCCCAAACGTGAGAAACTCATTATTACCTTGCACCTCATGGGCCCTATTGGCAAGAAAGTCAGCTGCACGATTCCCTTCTCTGTAGGAAAACATCACGGTAGCCCCTAAAGCATCCACAAGGCGAAGGACCTCATCAAACCAGTACCAACAGCACCACACCTTGCATATTCTTGAAGAAATAAACTTCACAATGGACTTGGAATCCAAAGCGACATGGCAGCCAGCCAGGCCCTTAGAAGCACAAACACGAAGCCCATCGAGGACCGCCCTCATCTCTGACTCAGTATTAGTACAGTGACCATAGAAATTAGAGAAAGCCAAAACCAGATTGCCCTCCTGATTACAGATGATACCACCCCCACCACTCAGCCCTGGATTGCCTTTACTAGCACCATCCATATTAACTTTCACACCGTTATAGGGGGGTACCCAGTACACAGGACGGGGAACCCTACGAGTGGGGGGGAACAAACACTCAACACCTGTAGTGGCAGCAGCTCCTTCATGCTAGAGACAGTAGATGGGAAAGGAGGCAAGGGGATTTCTTGGACCCAGCAAAAGATCTTCCCAATAATCATATTAGCCGACCTTCCCCCTTTCCCATGTCTCCTATATTCCTTTCCTTCCACAGCTCCTAGACAATGAAGGAAGGGATAACCTCGATTAAGAACCCAAACACATTCTTGAAGGACCCCTTAGAATGCCAAAAAAGAATTCTTACCCTAACTTCTTGGGTTTGAATGAAGTGGATGTCTAGTAGTTTAGAAAAATAACACCAAACCTTCATCGCCACAGTCCCACACACCAGAACGTGAGATGCGGATTCCTACTTAGGATACTGACAACACCAGCATTTAGAGGCAAGAGGGATACCTGCACGCATCACCAAGTCATCTATGGCAACAGAGCCACACAACACCTGCCATGAGAAAAAACCAACCTTAGAGGGGACCTCCCCATTCCATATCCATCTAGTAAACGACACCGCCGTGTGAGCACTACGGATCGTGTGCCAGGCTGTCTTGAGAGAAAAAATGCCGTCCCTTGCAGGGGACCACACCAGCCTATCCTCCCTAGGAGTAAACTAAACCCTGCAATCGACCACTTTGTCAAGAGCCCAATCACTATCAATCCGGCCAATCACTGCGCTGTCCCATTCCCCATCCACCTATAAAACTTCATTCACACACAAGTTAGTGTTGACATGGAGAGCACCATCAGTGAAGTCTTTTAAAGGGCCCGCCTGGTCCAATTGTCAATCTAGAACAATGCCTTTCCCTGACCCAATAACCAGATAGAATTATCCACCAACACGTCCCTCAGAGCCATGGACTTCCTCTAGGTTTTAGTTCCACGAACCGGTGAGGGCACCAAAGAGATATGCATACCCTTAAAaaatttttccttaaaaaaccTGCTCCATAAGGAAGTTTTAGAAATAGCTCGCTACAGCCCCTTCAGCCTCATCGCCAAGTTCACCTCATGAAGAGGGTGAATCCCCAAATCCCCCTCCTTTTGCAGCCTGCACACCTTAAGCCAACTTACCCAATGCCTCTTGCTTCCAAACTCCAATTTGCCCCACAAGAAATTAGCGCACATAGAATTAAAGCACCGCATAATTCTATATTGAGAACATGCTTAAAAAGTATGGTTATTTTGATTCAAAGGCTGTGAAGACACCTTTTGACTAGGGATGCCATTTACGAAAGAATTTAGGTGAACCAGTTAATCAAAAGAGATATTCTCAGATTATTGGTTCCGTGTCATATTTGATGAATATCACAAGTCGGATATTGCTTTAGCCATCGAGAAATTGAGTCAATTCACTTATAACCCTGGGGAAGAGCATTGACATGCTATTAACAAGTTGATGAGGTACCTAAAATGTACGATGAATTATGGTCTTCATTATAGCGGAATACCGGCTGTATTAGAAGGTTATTATGATGCTAATTGGATCTCAGATACGAATGAATCCTTAGCAACTAGCGGATATGTATTCACGCCAGGTGATGGAGCAATTTCTTGGAAATCTGTAAAATAGTCATGTAGTACAGGttccaccatggaagctgaaTTTATTATCTTAGAAAAGGCAGGAACTGAAGTCGAATGAGTCAGGAATGTTGTgatggatattccattgtggcCGAAACTGGTGCCTTCTATCTCACTTCACTATGATTGTATGGTAGCTATAGCAAAAGTAAAGAATAAGGTGTACAATGGAAAAAGGAGACATATTCGTCTACGTCATAATTTTGTTAGGCAATATATAAGTGAAGGGACGATAGCTATCGACTATGTGAAATCCGAAAGAAATCTTGCGGATGTGTTCACAAAACCTATGCCTACAGTATTTCTTAATGAAGCATCTAAAGGAATGAGCTTGAGGCCTGTGTTATAGGTCATATGATGAaaacccaacctatgtgaagaggattaatcctgaattaggttcaaagggtacaaacgaagtcactAGGAGACCTGTATAGTACTACTATGTGTTTGCTCATTCTGGTTAGATGgtaaagtagtaccaccacaatgaaaAGAGGTTGAGTTATACGACTCTTAAATAGCTAAATCCTATAAAATATGGGGGTGTGTTAACTATGGTGCACATTGGCTAACCTAAATGAATGTAGGGGGTGGGGCCGCCTGCCGATAAGAGTTTTTAAAAGGCGAACTCTTTAAACATTCATGAGACTaagataggggacaaggccaTATAATGTTCAATTTTATATTTAAGGCGAGGTTCGAACGTCGACTGGTAGGATATGGATGGTGACCTAGTCAGCTACACAGaagaggaaaggttcaagaagtctgacttcacccgtactctATAGCGTAGTTCATCAGATCTAGCATAGGTTCAAGTCCAAAAGACACCtccaacgatgtgtcctattaTGTCTAAATTTTACTTAGTAGTCTGTTCCGTTTTATcgatattttgaaacttgtgggggattgttggattttgtgttttcaaaaagtagttttaaagctttccttttttgaaatgtaagtttcaaatatgaaaaaccctttccctccactttgttttgatttttttagaaATACTTGTATATGTGTGTGCATGGTGGTTTGAACCAAGGACCTCTTGTGTAAACTTGTAAGGAAACTTGGAAAGGCTTGAGTACCTCTtcaagtttagtcccacattgcttagggACATGGAGAAAAATGAGTTAATATGAGCTCATGTAGCTTACAAGGGACATAGGGTTCTAAGGGAAGTCTCCCTTGTCCCATATGTGAGGTCGGGGTTTGGGTACTTTTCACATGCGTGCGCGGGCCAGACCGGGGTCGAGGTCGAGGCGGGGTGGGGTGGGTGTGTGGGGCGGGTATGGGTTCATATGATGTATCCTTTTTGGTAAATACATGCACCCACATACATGCACATGCACCCTATCCGAAATGGAATCATGCACATGCATTGTAGTATGTATAGGCACATGCATATACATGTACCCATACGTAGGGACTTGGTATGTACATATACCTATACGTAGAGGGGGCTGTATATGGCGGTGTTACATGTCTATACATGTACAGGTGTGTAGAGACACATCCCATACATATAGGTACTGGTGGGCCTATAAATATAAATGGGCTTTGGGCTTTAAAGATGCAATTCGTGCAAGTGTTTCCTATGCTCTTCAAACAGTGTGCTCTCTGcattctatttattttctttcttcttcttcttcctttctgattACTGAGTAATTACCTTTAGGTACTCTGTATTGTAATCACTTTTAGGTGCTGCTAATTGTGATTGAAgtggttttatcttggaggtagaaCGCCAAGGTTAACCCGGATCTGCACATATAGGGGGCATTccacaccttaaggaaagtgCTCTCTGTACGACTCCACTTGAGTTCCTGTTTGCTGctttggaagaaacaagaaggcAGTCATCGTTGTActgtaagttgttttatttctgtatttattttgatatttcattcgggtatatatatatttatatataagcAGATTCTGTTAAGTCTTATATCGATTGCCTAGAATCCTATTTCTAACAAGAATTAGACCTTGCATTTATTGCCATTGATAGTGACGAAACCAGATTGATTCAAAACAAAAGGGATGCCGGCCAAAAGATTTCCATCCTTCTATATCCATAAGTAAGGGAATGATCACTCCCAATTGCTCGTTTTGCAAAAATAGCAGCATGACCATAAGAAATACGCCAAGATTGATTTGCAAGAGCTCTATACAACTGGATTTTAATGTTTGTAGAACCAAATCTCCTATTACTTAATGTAAAAGTCAGACCATAGTTACGCAATTCCATAAGACAACAACAATCCAACGTATTTTGGTAAGGTGTAATATCTCTACTATTTGAATTGTTGCGACCTTGCTTTTCCATTCAAGTAAGATGTGGATTAAAGTCACCAAATATTATCCAATCAGATTTTCAATTAGCACCCAAAGAGATAAGTTATCCCACATTTTGTCTATGAGACTAATTGGATTTTCATACACACAACTCATAAAAAAAAGCTTCATTGAGTCCCGAATACCTTACAATCTAAGATGCGGTCTGATGTAAAAAGAAGATCAATATGAATATGGTTTCCTCACATCTATGCTAATCCATCGGAATGTCCTATAGGATCAACAATAAAGAGAAAGGTTATTTGCAATCGGTTACTTATACCTTCCATCTGTTTCATGTTACTTTCTGTCtccataaaaaatataatatcagGGCAATCCATACCGGAGAGTTGAGAAAGTAGATGAACTGTTAAGGGTCTCCCCAGCCCCTGACAATTCTGTAATAAATATTCACCACTATAGGGAAAAAGTAAGACTAATTTTATTGCAAGCAATTATTCAAACAATGTCACGCCTAGAAGAGTCGATCTTTGGATTACGATCACGAACATCTAAGGTAAAAACAAATAAGATTGAGACGTGCCTGTAGaaccaagcgcttgccaatcccctaAAAGACGCCttatgagggaaggtgcaactttaattctttattgcacaccagccagcatgcatcgctccctcgcctgagccgggatctgggcatggcattttgggtcactcccaacaatccctCCCAAATGCATACCCAATaatagagcacccatggcactaatgcacacctaataacagagcacccatgacACTAAggcacgcccaataacagagcacccatgacaccggggagactcgaactcgcgaccacctgctctgataccaattatagAACCAAgtgcttgccaatcccccaaaagacgccttgtgagagaaggtgcaactttaattccttattgcacaccagccagcgcgcatcgctctcTCGTCCGAGccaggatctgggcagggcattttggttcACTCccaccaaatgtgaattcacctagagggaagatgaataggtgaaggtttgaagactaaaaataaatgcaaaaattaacataaaataCCAAACATAAAGACAAGCAGTAAAGATAAATATATGAAGAGAGACACAAAGATTTTTAGT is drawn from Telopea speciosissima isolate NSW1024214 ecotype Mountain lineage chromosome 1, Tspe_v1, whole genome shotgun sequence and contains these coding sequences:
- the LOC122653304 gene encoding 14.7 kDa ribonuclease H-like protein, which encodes MDGASKGNPGLSGGGGIICNQEGNLVLAFSNFYGHCTNTESEMRAVLDGLRVCASKGLAGCHVALDSKSIVKFISSRICKVWCCWYWFDEVLRLVDALGATVMFSYREGNRAADFLANRAHEVQGNNEFLTFGELPPDLYRIIREDKAGLPVFCLEGESFYLPSSL